A genomic window from Streptomyces spororaveus includes:
- a CDS encoding DUF4238 domain-containing protein, which yields MNEGSSAQWLARAQQIDDRIEELRPEADRHVVGQHVISQVLLKRFATPFGSNGLKLLPFNLDHPNRVHKKASPRECGKVKHFARFASASLEQVWGRLETRIPDAAAAVDRGDVFQHEQYVQTLKDLIALHLVRSLNYRDVHERIFTKIYTEQRTALLTDQSDLLRLAVLQRSGLHLAGPQGLVAAADEILRPHLANFENGADFRARIEDTFAKAKEMISGAGLEILVPAVGEFLLGDIPALAIRQSGSRTVFNVAIGDSTAIVLPFGPKHLLVGRAPRNGMGIATEEAVGFLNRLQIEAAQQRVYIRPNSGQEAFVRSYLKQGGRSARR from the coding sequence ATGAACGAGGGATCATCAGCCCAGTGGCTGGCGCGGGCGCAGCAGATCGATGACCGGATCGAGGAACTCCGTCCCGAGGCCGATCGTCACGTGGTCGGTCAGCACGTGATTTCCCAAGTGCTTCTCAAGCGCTTCGCCACTCCGTTCGGCAGTAACGGGCTTAAGCTTTTGCCCTTCAACCTTGACCACCCCAATCGTGTGCACAAGAAGGCGAGCCCGCGCGAGTGCGGCAAGGTCAAGCACTTCGCACGCTTCGCTTCTGCCTCTCTGGAACAGGTATGGGGCAGGCTTGAGACACGAATACCCGACGCCGCAGCCGCAGTGGATCGGGGCGACGTCTTCCAACACGAACAGTATGTGCAGACCCTCAAGGACCTCATCGCCCTGCACCTGGTCCGTTCGCTGAACTACCGCGATGTCCACGAGCGCATCTTCACCAAGATCTACACCGAGCAGCGCACTGCCCTGCTGACCGACCAATCCGACCTGCTGCGTCTCGCGGTACTGCAGCGCAGCGGACTCCACCTCGCTGGACCGCAGGGCTTGGTCGCAGCGGCGGACGAGATCCTGCGCCCACACTTGGCGAACTTCGAGAACGGCGCGGACTTCCGGGCGCGGATCGAGGACACCTTCGCCAAGGCGAAGGAGATGATCAGCGGCGCCGGGCTGGAGATTCTGGTGCCCGCCGTCGGCGAGTTTCTCCTTGGCGACATCCCGGCTCTGGCGATCCGGCAGAGTGGAAGCAGAACCGTCTTCAACGTTGCGATCGGCGACTCCACCGCCATCGTGTTGCCCTTCGGCCCCAAACATCTCCTGGTCGGCAGAGCGCCCCGCAACGGTATGGGCATCGCTACGGAAGAGGCGGTCGGCTTCCTCAACCGGCTTCAGATCGAAGCAGCGCAGCAGCGCGTCTACATCCGACCCAACAGCGGCCAAGAGGCCTTCGTTCGCAGCTACCTCAAACAGGGCGGCCGGAGTGCCAGGAGATAA